The genomic stretch CTGAAAATGAGGATTACGAGGCAATCGAAGCCTTTCTGTTTAGCAAACATTTGGAATAAAGTTCGACTCTAAGAACGCTTGCAGGAACGCACGCGCCTGGCAATTTAATTCTAAATGCAAATGTTGGAACTCCAACATTGCAAATTTACTTTATAATATCAGAATATTCCAGACTCAAAAATAAAAAAGGCTCCTGGTCGATCTTCTTCTCTTGTAAAAATAGAGGACCTAAGGACTCTTTCGGTTTCAGGAAATTTAAGTACGACTGCTTTTCTGTTCTAAGGAAAAAATTCCCTTCTGATTTTTTCTCGAAATGAAACTGAGAAATCTTTTTAATCACAGATGGAAGATTTCTATTTTCAGAATGGATCTTAGAAAATAAAATTAGATAATTTTTCTCTTTCCAAGTTCCTTCGAAAACGAACCCTTCGGAGGAAAAAAATTCTCTAAAAGGAATTTTTTCGGAAAGATCTTCCAATCTTGAATATTGAAATACTTCTTCCGTACCGAGCACTTTTGGTAAAAAAGAATCGATCTTAAGTCCGGGAGCATCTTCCCAGCCTGCACTTAAACAAATCCCTTTTTTAAAACTTGGGTTTAGGTTTTTGATCTCCAGTTCCGAGTGAAACTTTTTCCAAAAAAGTTCCGCTCTGGCAAAAATGAATCCTAAATTTAAGGCAGAAAATTCTCTTACCCTGGAAAAGTCCCAGACTTCTCTTTCTCTTAACGTGGAAAAGTAGAGATTGTCCAAAGCATATAGGTCCGAATGACCATAAGGTTCGAAAATACTTGGTTTGGAGAGGATCGTTTTCGCCATACAGGATACATATCGGCGGCATGTATAATTCCCCGCAGGGTAAAAAAAAAAGCCCCGGTTGGTAACCGAGGCTTCTTCTTTCCTTTTTTAAGCGTTAAAAAAGGATTATTTATCTGTGTAGACCTTCTTGATTTTATCCGCGTATTTCTCAGCGATTACGTGGCGTTTCATCTTCAACATATTGTTCAGCTCGTCTCCCACCTCAAAAGGTTTGGAAACTATGAAGAAAGGAGTCACTTGCTCGAAGGACTTAAATCCGTTCTTAGCGTTATTCAACGCCTTGATCTCTTTCTTGTATAGATCTACCACTTTTGCGTTGTCTATCAAAGCTTCTTTATTAGAAGTATCAACTCCGTTCTCTTTTGCCCATTCTTCTAATTTTTCGAAGTCAGGAACAATGATGGCTCCCAGGTTTTTCTGGTCTTGGCCTATGATCATACACTGGCTGATATAAACGGATTCTTGGAGTTTGTTCTCGATTGGAACCGGCTCCACATTTTCCCCACCTAACAAAACAACAGTGTCTTTCGCTCTTCCGGTAAGTGTAAGGGTATGTTTGAAGTTGATCATCCCCATATCGCCTGTGTTCATCCATCCGTCCACAAGAGCCTTAGAAGTAGCTTCTTCATTTTTGAAGTAACCTTTCATAACTT from Leptospira neocaledonica encodes the following:
- a CDS encoding LIC11631 family protein — protein: MAKTILSKPSIFEPYGHSDLYALDNLYFSTLREREVWDFSRVREFSALNLGFIFARAELFWKKFHSELEIKNLNPSFKKGICLSAGWEDAPGLKIDSFLPKVLGTEEVFQYSRLEDLSEKIPFREFFSSEGFVFEGTWKEKNYLILFSKIHSENRNLPSVIKKISQFHFEKKSEGNFFLRTEKQSYLNFLKPKESLGPLFLQEKKIDQEPFLFLSLEYSDIIK